The Sandaracinus amylolyticus genomic interval GCGGTGCTCTTCGGCGACGGCGCGGGCGCGCTCGTGCTGCGCAAGAGCGATCGTCCGGGGCACGGCTTCATCGGCGCGGTGAACCACAGCGACGGGCGCGCGGCGGATCAGATCTGGGTGCCCGGCGGGATGTTCACGCGGCGCCACTACTGGGACGCGAGCATCGACTCGCACATCCCGACCATGAAGGGGAAGGACCTCTTCAAGAGCGCGGTCACGCTGCTGCCGAAGGTCGTGCACGAGGTCTGCGACAAGCACGACGTGAAGCTCGAGGACATCGACTGGTTCGTCGCGCACCAGGCGAACGACCGCATCAACGCGTCGGTGCGTCAGGCGCTGGGGATCGCGCCGGACAAGGTGCCCTCGAACATCGCGCGCTACGGGAACACGTCGGCGGGGACGATCCCGATCCTCGTCGACGAGATGATGCGCGACGGGCGGCTCGAGCCGGGCCAGCTGGTGTGCTTCCTCGCGCTCGGCGCCGGGCTCAACTGGGGCTCGGTCCTGATGCGGATCTGAGCTCACTCGCACGCGGGGAACTGGCTCGCGCCGGGCTGATCCACTTCTTCGCGCAGCTCGATCCCGGTGTCCTCGACGACGCTCCCGTGCACGTCGATCGCGCGGAGCGTGTACGGGCCCTCGCCGAAGCCGCTCTCCTCGACGAAGAAGTTGTAGTCGACGCGCGGGACGTCGACCCAGTCGCCCTCGGCGGTGAGGCGCTCGACGCGCGCGATGCGATGTCGATGCGCGCGCACCTGCACCGCGGTCCACCACGGGTTCGAGCCCTCCTTCATGCGCCACGCGATCGGGCCGCCCACGTCGCAGGGCACCTCGCGCCACGTGATCGGCACGCGTCCCAGCTCGCGCGCCGCGATGCGATCGAAGGCCTGCGGTGAGAGGTCGAGATCGCCGCGCGCGCACTCGGGGCAGAGATCGACGATGCGCACCGTGACCTCGCCCGACGGGCCCACGACGTGCGCGCACATCCCGCATACGCTCGAGCCCGCGAACTGCGGTGCGTTCATCGCGGCGACGAGGAGCTCGCCGCCGCCGGTCTGCGCGTCGAAGCTGCACGCGCCCGCCCCCGTCGCGTCGTAGTACGTGCCCTCCCCGCGCTGCTCGTCGAACGTGATGCACTCACCGGGCACGTGCGGGACGCCGTCGTCCCCTCCGCACGCGATCACGAAGGACGAGAGCACGAGGAGGAGCTGCGCACGACGTGTCATCCACGCGCATCGTGCCTCGATCCGTGTCGCCGCCGCCAACCCAGTGCCCAGTCGAGGTGAGCCTCGCCTCGGGCACTGGGTTCGCCGTTCCCTTTCGGAGGGCGCGTGCGGCGCGCGCTTCCCCATCGGGCAAAGCCCGCCGAGCCTCCCTCCCGCCCGAAACCCGAACACCACAGCGTCGAGGATCGACACAAGTGGTCTTCGGGTTAGAGCACCCACGCCGCGAACGCGAGCTCGGAGAGCGCGTCGTCGTGGTCGCGCATCCACGCGATGCGCGCGTTCGCCCACTCGGCGGCGGGGTCGTGAGGAAACGCTTCGAGGTGCGACGAGACCGCGCGCGCCCACGCGTCCTCGTACGCGCGCAACCGGTCGGGGCCGAGCAGCACGTGCGGTGCGCCCACGGCGAGCGACTCGAGGGGAGGTGCGCCGAACGTCGCTTCTGCGCGCGCGCCGAGCGCGACCAGATCGCCGATCAGCACTCGATGCGCGCGCTGCGACAACGCGCGCGCGGCGGTCTCGAGCCCGGAGAGCGCATGGCTCGCGCCGAGACAGATCGCGAGCGCGACCGGGCCCTCCAGGCGCTCGAGGTAGGTCGCTGCGTCGGCGAGCACGAGCTCGACGTGCTCGCGACCTCGCGCTCGGCGGCGCGCTTCCTCGAGATAGACGTCGGAGCGATCGACGAGCGTGAGGTGCGCACCCGAAGTGCGGAGCGCGGCGTCGCCGCGTCCCGCGCCGAGATCGAGCACGCGCTCACCCGGCGCGACGGGCGCGCGCTCGAGGAGCGCGTCGAGCTCCGCGAGAGCGAGCGGATTGCAGAGCGGCATCGCCGCGTGCGCGACGAGCGAGAGCCGATCGCGATCGCTCATTCGCGCTCCAGCGCGGCACCGCCGCCGACGTGGATCGCCCAGAGCTCGCTGTCCGCGCTGCCGAACCCGAGATCGCCGCCGAGGGCGAGCGTCGCGCGCAGCGTCGCGAACGCGGGCCCGAGCGCGACGCGCACCCAGGGCTCGAGCGCGGGCTGGAAGCGCTCGTTCGCGCCGCCGAGGCCCCACGCCGCGATCGATCCGCGCAGCCCGGCACGCAGCAGCTCGGGCACGACCGAGAACGCGACCTCGCCCGCGAGCTGCAGCACCGCCTCGACGTCTCCCGCACCACCGAGCACCGGCAGCGTGAAGCCACCCGCGGCGTCGACCGCGCCCGCGACGAGATCGCCGCCGAACGCGATGCGCGCCGGCAGGAAGAACGCGATGCGCTCGGGGAGGAAGCGCCACGGATCGCGTCCGCCGTACA includes:
- a CDS encoding 3-oxoacyl-ACP synthase III family protein, with translation MPGITIVGSGRHVPGRPIKNDELARVMDTSDEWIKPRSGIEQRHYVAEGEGVSDLAVVAAEKAIERARIDKREIDYVIFATMTPEHAFPGSGALLGAKLGIPGVPALDIRQQCAAMPFGMQLADGLVASGAAKTILLVGAEAHAGFMPYAWDALLGDTKPTPEEYEFATKHRGIAVLFGDGAGALVLRKSDRPGHGFIGAVNHSDGRAADQIWVPGGMFTRRHYWDASIDSHIPTMKGKDLFKSAVTLLPKVVHEVCDKHDVKLEDIDWFVAHQANDRINASVRQALGIAPDKVPSNIARYGNTSAGTIPILVDEMMRDGRLEPGQLVCFLALGAGLNWGSVLMRI
- a CDS encoding expansin EXLX1 family cellulose-binding protein; translated protein: MTRRAQLLLVLSSFVIACGGDDGVPHVPGECITFDEQRGEGTYYDATGAGACSFDAQTGGGELLVAAMNAPQFAGSSVCGMCAHVVGPSGEVTVRIVDLCPECARGDLDLSPQAFDRIAARELGRVPITWREVPCDVGGPIAWRMKEGSNPWWTAVQVRAHRHRIARVERLTAEGDWVDVPRVDYNFFVEESGFGEGPYTLRAIDVHGSVVEDTGIELREEVDQPGASQFPACE
- a CDS encoding methyltransferase domain-containing protein, encoding MSDRDRLSLVAHAAMPLCNPLALAELDALLERAPVAPGERVLDLGAGRGDAALRTSGAHLTLVDRSDVYLEEARRRARGREHVELVLADAATYLERLEGPVALAICLGASHALSGLETAARALSQRAHRVLIGDLVALGARAEATFGAPPLESLAVGAPHVLLGPDRLRAYEDAWARAVSSHLEAFPHDPAAEWANARIAWMRDHDDALSELAFAAWVL